In the Bacteroidales bacterium genome, one interval contains:
- a CDS encoding GNAT family N-acetyltransferase has protein sequence MNTEIVSVNLQNLSEHPGIICFINPKHPSYSLKIDWLKERFSEGLKIKLLYIEGQKKAAGFIEYVPGEFAWRAVSAKNYMFIHCLYVYPNNNKNQGHGSQLIDECLKDAKEQNLAGAAAMVSQHAFMAEAEIFLKNGFSQADGDNQGNMLLVKQFSEAALPSFNRVNGNAKNYTGLNILYSRQCPWVARLIEEIREAGIAEQLGITITEIKSAAEAQQAPSFYGVFNFLRDGKVLADRYVSLTRFKNILKQEKLA, from the coding sequence ATGAACACTGAAATCGTTTCGGTTAATCTGCAGAATCTGTCAGAGCATCCCGGGATCATCTGCTTCATCAATCCCAAACATCCTTCTTACTCTCTCAAGATAGATTGGCTGAAAGAACGCTTTTCAGAGGGTTTGAAAATAAAGCTGCTCTATATCGAGGGTCAGAAAAAGGCAGCCGGTTTTATTGAGTATGTTCCCGGAGAATTTGCCTGGCGTGCGGTTTCAGCAAAAAACTATATGTTTATTCATTGCCTGTATGTTTATCCTAACAACAACAAAAACCAGGGTCATGGTTCCCAATTAATTGACGAATGCCTGAAAGACGCTAAAGAGCAAAACCTGGCGGGTGCAGCAGCGATGGTCAGCCAGCATGCTTTTATGGCCGAAGCGGAGATATTCCTGAAAAACGGATTCAGCCAGGCCGATGGCGACAATCAGGGAAATATGCTATTGGTTAAGCAATTTAGCGAAGCAGCATTGCCATCTTTCAATAGAGTAAACGGCAATGCTAAAAATTACACAGGCCTGAATATTCTTTATTCACGGCAATGCCCCTGGGTAGCGCGTTTGATTGAGGAAATCAGGGAAGCAGGCATTGCAGAACAATTGGGGATCACTATTACTGAGATCAAATCGGCTGCCGAAGCGCAACAAGCCCCATCGTTTTATGGTGTCTTTAATTTTTTGCGTGATGGAAAAGTGTTGGCTGACCGTTATGTTTCGCTTACGCGGTTTAAGAATATTTTGAAGCAGGAGAAATTGGCCTGA
- a CDS encoding OsmC family protein, with protein MNTTDKSKELNTSIVLVNQKLNFTGKTDGSETLSIDYTAPLGDGLGFTSLELLLLSLSSCVGSTVLVFLRRKERTITGFGINAKGIRREEHPTCFSKIFLEINLQSPDIKEADLDKVIKLSEQTYCPVWAMLMGNVEVEVLYNITGV; from the coding sequence ATGAATACAACTGACAAATCGAAAGAACTTAACACTTCCATTGTATTGGTGAACCAGAAATTGAATTTTACCGGCAAGACTGATGGAAGCGAAACTTTATCCATTGACTACACAGCGCCCCTGGGTGATGGGCTTGGTTTCACCTCACTAGAATTACTCTTACTGAGCCTCTCTTCATGTGTGGGAAGCACTGTGCTGGTCTTTCTTCGCAGGAAGGAGAGAACCATAACAGGATTTGGTATCAACGCAAAAGGAATCCGCAGAGAGGAGCATCCAACATGTTTCAGTAAGATTTTTCTTGAGATCAACCTGCAATCGCCTGATATTAAGGAAGCAGACCTCGACAAGGTCATAAAGCTATCTGAACAAACCTATTGCCCTGTTTGGGCTATGCTTATGGGGAATGTGGAGGTAGAGGTTCTGTACAACATTACAGGGGTTTAG
- a CDS encoding helix-turn-helix transcriptional regulator, with amino-acid sequence MTKALINNNIRKLRFFADEMTQQDLADKTGVSRQTIVAIENGKYFPTLELAFRIAHTFNVPLDEVFTFEFIPEPEKKSPKK; translated from the coding sequence ATGACAAAAGCCCTGATAAACAACAATATTCGGAAATTACGCTTTTTTGCCGATGAAATGACACAACAGGATCTTGCCGACAAAACAGGAGTTTCGAGGCAAACCATCGTAGCCATTGAAAACGGCAAATACTTCCCAACCCTGGAACTTGCCTTTCGAATCGCACACACATTCAATGTTCCGCTTGATGAAGTCTTTACTTTTGAATTTATTCCCGAGCCTGAAAAGAAATCACCAAAGAAATAA
- a CDS encoding calcineurin-like phosphoesterase family protein: MKRAIFPIIILLIAFTAASAQTGLTATGTVFHDLNANGIRDNGEPGIADVAVSNGNDVVLTGKNGKYTLDVNDDAIIFVIKPGNYNYLVNGNNLPQFYYIHKPKGSPELDYRGVDPSGPLPASVDFGLVTGSESDEFSMLVFSDPQTYTEEQIRYYNNGIVEELAVVQGHAFGITLGDIVGDNLDFYEPINRATSRIGLPWFHVFGNHDMNFDAGIQQHADETFERVFGPATYAFNHGKVHFIVLDDVIYPNEITDHSYVGGLREEHFRFIENSLRFVPKENLVVLAMHIPLFNEAPWSETFLNSHRDRLFNLLRNHPFTLSLSGHTHIQRHYYFDKDDGWKNENPHHHYNVGTTSGDWWSGEYRKNGTPDATMRDGTPQGYNILHFKGNSYAYDYKVVAQAEDYKMRIYGPKKVPRNQRYFKGEVFVNFFQGSEKDTVQYKVNDGEWRTMQYVIEQDPHISAMRYTWDHAETLPKGSRPSNPVNCYHLWKARIPTNVPAGANTIHIRVKDKLGRIYEDSWKYEAVEEE; the protein is encoded by the coding sequence ATGAAGCGAGCAATTTTTCCCATTATTATTCTGCTGATAGCTTTCACAGCAGCCAGCGCCCAAACTGGGCTTACGGCAACAGGAACAGTATTTCATGATTTAAACGCAAACGGCATCCGCGACAATGGCGAACCCGGCATTGCAGATGTAGCGGTTTCCAATGGAAATGATGTGGTTCTGACCGGAAAAAACGGTAAGTACACACTTGATGTTAATGATGATGCCATCATCTTTGTGATCAAACCAGGCAACTATAATTACCTTGTGAATGGGAACAATCTCCCGCAGTTTTACTACATACACAAACCCAAAGGTTCGCCTGAACTGGATTACCGGGGAGTTGACCCTAGCGGCCCTTTGCCTGCATCGGTGGATTTCGGTTTAGTGACTGGCAGCGAATCCGATGAATTCAGCATGCTTGTTTTTTCTGATCCACAAACCTATACCGAAGAACAGATCCGCTATTATAACAATGGCATTGTTGAAGAACTTGCTGTTGTTCAGGGTCATGCGTTCGGAATAACGCTGGGTGATATTGTGGGTGATAACCTGGATTTTTATGAACCCATTAACCGGGCAACTTCACGGATAGGTTTGCCGTGGTTTCATGTTTTTGGGAACCATGACATGAATTTTGATGCCGGAATCCAGCAACATGCTGACGAAACTTTCGAGCGCGTTTTCGGACCTGCCACGTATGCCTTTAATCATGGCAAAGTGCATTTCATCGTACTTGATGATGTGATTTATCCCAATGAAATTACTGATCATTCTTATGTTGGCGGGTTAAGGGAAGAGCACTTCCGGTTTATCGAAAACAGCCTGCGGTTCGTACCAAAGGAAAACCTTGTTGTACTGGCCATGCATATTCCGCTCTTCAACGAAGCGCCCTGGAGCGAAACCTTTTTAAATTCTCACAGAGACAGGCTTTTTAATTTGCTACGGAACCACCCATTCACACTCTCGTTATCGGGTCACACCCATATTCAACGCCACTATTACTTTGATAAAGACGATGGCTGGAAGAATGAAAATCCGCATCACCATTACAATGTGGGCACTACATCGGGCGACTGGTGGTCAGGTGAATACCGTAAAAACGGAACACCTGATGCCACCATGCGCGACGGAACACCGCAGGGTTATAATATCCTGCATTTCAAAGGAAATTCATACGCGTATGATTACAAAGTAGTCGCGCAGGCTGAAGACTATAAAATGCGTATTTACGGACCCAAAAAAGTACCCCGCAATCAACGTTATTTCAAAGGTGAAGTCTTTGTAAATTTCTTTCAGGGAAGCGAAAAAGATACGGTTCAGTACAAGGTGAATGATGGCGAATGGCGAACCATGCAATATGTCATTGAACAGGACCCGCATATCAGCGCCATGCGATACACCTGGGATCATGCCGAAACTTTGCCAAAAGGAAGCAGGCCATCCAATCCGGTGAACTGTTACCATCTCTGGAAGGCAAGGATTCCCACAAACGTGCCTGCCGGTGCGAACACAATACACATCAGGGTAAAAGACAAATTGGGACGGATCTATGAGGATAGTTGGAAATATGAAGCGGTGGAAGAGGAGTAA